One genomic window of Salmo trutta unplaced genomic scaffold, fSalTru1.1, whole genome shotgun sequence includes the following:
- the LOC115181968 gene encoding C-type lectin domain family 4 member E-like, which translates to MSEEISENSDGFRGKKINEIEAMDFNDQIYNNERHIMPCKKDGVGDQHSVFCQWWKRYSGAAAVCLGLLCVLLLAGIIGLLLYQRNQLTNYNSLTNERDQLQTSDSNLTAERDQLQTSNNTLTRERDQQQIRYNTLTRERDQERGQLQKEIEHLKQSSVEKVCLQGWKKLGSSCYYVSTEYKSWEESRQDCRNRGADLVVINSQEKQTLVNWLCGVKKYVWIGLTDSATEGTWKWVDDTPLTTKYWYSGEPNGGGAENCVYFYSWSSDKGEWWDYYCYYEYRWICEK; encoded by the exons ATGTCAGAGGAAATCTCTGAAAACAGCGATGGATTTAGaggcaaaaaaataaatgaaatagagGCCATGGATTTTAATGATCAAATATACAACAACGAAAGACACATCATGCCCTGCAAGAAGGATGGAGTTGGTGATCAACATTCAG TGTTTTGTCAGTGGTGGAAGAGATACTCTGGAGCtgctgcagtgtgtctggggctgctgtgtgttctcctactggctgggatcataggcctgTTACTCTACC AGAGAAACCAACTGACCAATTATAACAGCCTGACCaatgagagagaccagttacagaccagcGACAGCAACCtgactgcagagagagaccagctacagactagCAACAACAcgctgaccagagagagagaccagcaacAGATCAGATACAAcaccctgaccagagagagagacca agagagaggccagctacAGAAAGAGATAGAACATCTGAAACAATCTTCAGTTGAGAAAG TGTGTCTTCAAGGATGGAAGAAGCTTGGTAGCAGTTGTTACTACGTCTCTACTGAGTACAAATCCTGGGAGGAGAGCAGACAGGACTGCAGAAATAGAGGAGCAGACCTGGTGGTCATCAACAGCCAAGAGAAACAG ACATTAGTCAATTGGTTATGCGGGGTAAAGAAGTATGTctggattggtctgactgacTCTGCTACTGAGGGGACCTGGAAATGGGTGGACGACACACCACTGACCACAAA gtattggtACAGTGGAGAGCCTAATGGTGGAGGAGCTGAGAACTGTGTGTATTTCTACTCCTGGTCATCAGACAAAGGAGAATGGTGGGACTATTACTGTTACTATGAATACAGATGGATCTGTGAGAAATAG